A section of the Streptomyces sp. NBC_00178 genome encodes:
- a CDS encoding serine/threonine protein kinase encodes MGEVFAGRYELVDPIGRGGVGAVWRAWDHRRRRYVAAKVLQQSDAHTLLRFVREQALRIEHPHVLAPASWAADDDKVLFTMDLVSGGSLAHVIGDYGPLPPRFVCLLLDQLLSGLSTVHAEGVVHRDIKPANILMEATGTGRPHLRLSDFGISMRKGEPRLTETNYVVGTPGYFAPEQMMGAEPDFPADLFAVGLVALYLLQGQKPDAQALIEYFAAHGTPGAPQGVPEPLWQVLAGLLQPDPQARFRTATGARKALTAAVEMLAESGADAEPVEVFDQIGPLPAGFGPDGPEAPADEPQAPPTQPRAGRATPPQHPAQAYVPAQDSGQQAPSSLPSSMSETGSFHLAPPPQQVTAPQQPPASPYGPYAPGSDLSQAATAAVPYGAAPTRSYTAQHPQAPQDFTPSTAAPHAAPARRPGPSPRVAVPVLLVALICFGVGIWALTQI; translated from the coding sequence ATGGGTGAGGTCTTCGCCGGGCGGTACGAGCTTGTCGATCCGATCGGACGTGGCGGGGTCGGCGCCGTCTGGCGCGCGTGGGACCACCGGCGCCGCCGGTACGTGGCGGCGAAGGTCCTGCAGCAGAGCGACGCGCACACGCTGCTGCGTTTCGTCCGCGAGCAGGCACTGCGGATCGAACATCCGCATGTGCTCGCGCCCGCCAGCTGGGCCGCCGACGACGACAAGGTCCTCTTCACGATGGATCTGGTCAGCGGTGGATCGCTGGCCCATGTCATCGGCGACTACGGCCCGTTGCCTCCCCGCTTCGTCTGCCTGCTCCTCGACCAGTTGCTGTCCGGACTGTCCACCGTGCACGCCGAGGGGGTCGTCCACCGGGACATCAAACCGGCCAACATCCTCATGGAGGCGACCGGCACGGGGCGTCCGCATCTACGGCTGTCGGACTTCGGCATCTCGATGCGCAAGGGAGAGCCACGGCTGACCGAGACCAACTACGTGGTCGGTACGCCGGGTTACTTCGCACCGGAACAGATGATGGGGGCGGAGCCGGACTTCCCGGCCGACCTCTTCGCCGTCGGCCTGGTCGCGCTCTACCTGCTGCAGGGACAGAAGCCCGACGCCCAGGCGCTGATCGAGTACTTCGCCGCCCACGGCACCCCCGGTGCCCCGCAGGGCGTGCCCGAGCCCCTGTGGCAGGTTCTCGCCGGTCTGCTCCAGCCGGACCCGCAGGCCCGCTTCAGGACGGCCACAGGGGCGCGCAAGGCGCTGACGGCAGCGGTGGAGATGCTGGCGGAGTCCGGGGCGGACGCCGAACCGGTCGAGGTCTTCGACCAGATCGGTCCCCTGCCGGCGGGGTTCGGCCCCGACGGACCGGAAGCCCCCGCCGACGAACCGCAGGCACCGCCCACACAGCCGCGCGCGGGCCGGGCGACGCCGCCGCAGCACCCTGCGCAGGCGTACGTGCCCGCACAGGACAGCGGGCAGCAGGCACCGTCCTCCCTGCCGTCCTCGATGTCGGAGACGGGCAGTTTCCACCTCGCGCCCCCGCCGCAGCAGGTGACCGCCCCGCAGCAGCCCCCCGCCTCCCCGTACGGGCCCTACGCGCCCGGCTCGGACCTCTCGCAGGCGGCGACGGCCGCCGTGCCCTACGGCGCCGCCCCGACCCGCTCCTACACGGCGCAGCACCCCCAGGCTCCCCAGGACTTCACACCGAGCACGGCCGCTCCGCACGCGGCTCCCGCGAGGCGGCCCGGCCCGTCCCCGAGAGTCGCTGTCCCCGTACTGCTGGTGGCCCTTATCTGCTTCGGGGTGGGCATCTGGGCGCTGACCCAGATCTGA
- a CDS encoding DLW-39 family protein, which yields MKKLLLVALAAIGGLLVYRQIQADRAEQDLWTEATDSVPAGPGV from the coding sequence GTGAAGAAGCTTCTCCTGGTCGCACTGGCCGCCATCGGCGGGCTCCTCGTGTACCGCCAGATCCAGGCGGATCGCGCCGAGCAGGATCTGTGGACGGAGGCGACCGACTCCGTGCCCGCAGGTCCGGGTGTGTGA
- a CDS encoding DUF6344 domain-containing protein — MSTFRVKSIWTAFITAFFALLASLGLATAQAAAAEPTTTSHEHTGAAAATATTPSVRWTLPRDRALPPTMKQRIRAEAHGSSPATRQLAADTSEAAHATGSTRSARDAAPAGDSTPLPP; from the coding sequence ATGAGCACCTTCAGGGTCAAGAGCATCTGGACCGCCTTCATCACCGCCTTCTTCGCGCTTCTCGCCTCACTGGGCCTCGCCACCGCCCAGGCCGCGGCCGCGGAGCCGACGACCACGAGCCACGAGCACACGGGGGCGGCCGCGGCAACAGCGACCACCCCGTCGGTCCGATGGACCCTTCCGCGTGACAGGGCGCTGCCACCCACGATGAAGCAGCGCATCCGCGCAGAGGCCCACGGCTCCTCACCCGCCACCCGGCAGCTGGCGGCGGACACCTCGGAGGCCGCACACGCGACCGGCAGCACCCGCTCGGCCCGCGACGCGGCTCCTGCCGGGGACTCCACCCCGCTGCCGCCCTGA
- a CDS encoding DUF3566 domain-containing protein encodes MTDTRGPQPQYEGYATGPLPGEREPAAGQAGPYHPPQAYPSPAGGTQGGGTEGGAQGVGGVQAMRKPRTGARTTPRIRKARLRVAKADPWSVMKVSFLLSIALGICTVVAAAVLWMVMDAMGVFSTVGGTISEATGSNESNGFDLQSFLSLPRVLIFTSVIAVIDVVLATALATLGAFIYNLSAGFVGGVELTLAEDE; translated from the coding sequence GTGACGGACACTCGGGGACCTCAGCCGCAGTACGAGGGGTACGCGACCGGGCCGTTGCCCGGTGAGCGGGAGCCCGCAGCGGGCCAGGCGGGGCCCTATCACCCGCCGCAGGCGTACCCGTCCCCCGCGGGCGGGACGCAGGGTGGCGGCACAGAGGGCGGAGCGCAGGGCGTGGGCGGCGTACAGGCGATGCGTAAGCCTCGGACGGGGGCGCGGACGACTCCGCGCATCCGCAAGGCCCGTCTGCGGGTGGCGAAGGCCGATCCGTGGTCGGTGATGAAGGTGAGCTTCCTGCTCTCCATCGCGCTCGGCATCTGCACGGTGGTCGCTGCCGCGGTCCTGTGGATGGTGATGGACGCGATGGGCGTCTTCTCCACCGTGGGCGGCACGATCAGTGAGGCGACCGGCTCGAACGAGAGCAACGGCTTCGACCTCCAGTCGTTCCTGTCGCTTCCGCGGGTCCTCATCTTCACGTCGGTCATCGCCGTGATCGATGTGGTGCTGGCCACCGCGCTGGCGACGCTGGGCGCCTTCATCTACAACTTGTCGGCCGGCTTCGTGGGTGGCGTTGAGCTCACTCTCGCCGAGGACGAGTAG